A window of the Hordeum vulgare subsp. vulgare chromosome 5H, MorexV3_pseudomolecules_assembly, whole genome shotgun sequence genome harbors these coding sequences:
- the LOC123399062 gene encoding chaperonin-like RbcX protein 2, chloroplastic yields MTGVQVMPGVGAVTTVDVRAEGGKAMAVLARRRVGVGSSSSTSLFAGDSRRRPRRATCSVRLRQCGRGRGGRSGGLAIVSNLGGNYDVGFGDVDLQLMNYFTYKAVRTVLTQLYEMNPPSYRWLYNFVAVNKPTDGKLFLRALGKERQELAERVMITRLSLYGKWIKKCDHAKMYEKISEENLELMRERLMETVIWPTDDTNTEKIG; encoded by the exons ATGACCGGAGTTCAGGTGATGCCGGGGGTGGGCGCGGTGACCACGGTCGACGTGAGGGCGGAGGGCGGCAAGGCGATGGCAGTGCTCGCgaggaggcgcgtgggggtggggagcAGCTCAAGCACGAGCCTGTTCGCCGGGGACTCGAGGAGGAGGCCTCGCCGGGCGACGTGCTCGGTCAGGCTCAGGCAGTGTGGCCGCGGCAGGGGCGGCAGGAGCGGCGGCCTCGCCATCGTAAGCAACCTCGGGGGCAACTACGATGTTGGCTTTGGCGACGTCGACTTG CAACTGATGAACTACTTCACCTACAAAGCCGTGAGGACCGTGCTGACCCAGCTCTACGAGATGAACCCACCCAGCTACCGCTGGCTCTACAA CTTTGTTGCCGTAAACAAGCCCACCGATGGCAAGCTCTTCCTCCGCGCTCTTGGAAAG GAGAGGCAGGAGCTTGCAGAGCGAGTGATGATAACCAGGCTTAGCTTGTACGGGAAATGGATCAAG AAGTGCGACCACGCGAAGATGTACGAGAAGATCTCGGAGGAGAACCTGGAGCTGATGCGGGAGAGGCTCATGGAGACGGTCATCTGGCCAACCGACGACACCAACACGGAGAAGATCGGCTGA